A genomic region of Sideroxydans sp. CL21 contains the following coding sequences:
- the istB gene encoding IS21-like element helper ATPase IstB — protein sequence MHPIPELTPLLKQLRLSGILDSLEARNREAIDRKLAYTDFLSLLIHDEVARREQKKLDMRLRRASFRNQKTLEGFDFDRLPNLNRSAVHDLATCRFIEEKVAVLIVGPCGTGKSHLAQSLGHAAARQGYDVLFITQTQLLSSLRAAQATGNYARRFKSLVKVPLLIIDDFGLKPLRSPEDEDFHDLIAERYERAATILTSNLDFDEWGEAFAANKMIGAATLDRLRHGAYRVVLDGESYRDPKPMPERSKTPTGKGGKPTQA from the coding sequence ATGCATCCAATTCCCGAACTGACACCCCTGCTCAAACAACTGCGCCTGTCCGGCATTCTGGACTCACTCGAGGCCCGCAACCGCGAAGCCATCGACCGCAAGCTGGCCTACACCGATTTCCTCAGCTTGCTGATTCATGACGAAGTCGCCCGGCGGGAGCAAAAGAAACTGGATATGCGACTACGACGTGCAAGCTTCCGTAACCAAAAAACACTGGAAGGATTCGATTTCGACCGACTTCCCAATCTGAACCGCTCGGCAGTCCATGATCTGGCGACTTGCCGTTTCATTGAAGAGAAAGTCGCCGTATTGATTGTGGGTCCGTGCGGCACCGGCAAAAGTCACCTGGCGCAGTCGCTGGGTCATGCGGCTGCACGCCAGGGCTATGACGTGCTGTTCATCACGCAAACCCAGCTCCTGAGCAGCTTGCGCGCAGCTCAGGCGACTGGCAATTATGCGCGGCGATTTAAATCCCTGGTCAAAGTGCCCCTGCTGATCATTGACGATTTCGGACTCAAACCCTTGCGTTCGCCTGAAGATGAAGACTTCCATGACTTGATCGCCGAACGCTACGAGCGTGCCGCCACCATTCTGACCAGCAATCTCGACTTTGATGAATGGGGTGAAGCATTCGCCGCAAATAAAATGATCGGCGCAGCGACGCTGGACCGATTGCGCCACGGTGCGTATCGCGTGGTGCTGGATGGAGAGAGTTACCGCGACCCGAAGCCAATGCCGGAAAGGTCAAAAACGCCGACAGGGAAAGGAGGCAAACCTACTCAAGCCTGA
- the istA gene encoding IS21 family transposase: MYQYRNVLVRMRQGDSDRDIARSKTMGRKKLAQVREIASERGWLAPEFPLPDDGVLSTLFERREALPVSCISTLEPWRDQITKWHAAGIQGTTIHATLVRNHGFTGSYSSMYRFLGQLVSLQQPDVPLRLTFKPGEAVQVDFGAGPLITDVYTGEIFKTWFFVMTLCWSRHQYAEFVRDQTVATWLGCHRRAFESFSGVPSRVIIDNAKCAITKACVYEPDVQRAYAECAEGYAFKIDPCPPRDPQKKGIVEAGVKYIKGSFLPLREFRDLDDANRQLQAWVMNEAGNRIHGTTREAPLKRFAEVEKSLLNALPSVPPELASWAKVKVHRDAHVQYETNHYSVPFRLIGCDLWLKATGTMVTLYREHEAVASHVRLTGKGLRDTVTDHMPPEAQAWQMQDTQWCLKSALQIGPACHAMVHAMFGDHVLIKMRAVQGVLRLKQKYGAARLEAACQRANHYGTPGYKVVKIILEKGLDQLAPLAAFDALATTYTQGGRFCRDTQTILQ; this comes from the coding sequence ATGTATCAGTACCGAAATGTTTTGGTGCGCATGCGCCAAGGCGATTCTGATCGGGATATTGCCCGGTCCAAAACGATGGGACGCAAAAAACTCGCACAGGTTCGCGAGATCGCCAGCGAACGTGGCTGGCTTGCCCCCGAGTTTCCTTTGCCCGATGACGGAGTGCTGTCCACGCTGTTTGAGCGCAGGGAGGCATTGCCTGTCAGCTGTATTTCAACGCTGGAACCCTGGCGTGATCAGATCACCAAGTGGCATGCGGCCGGTATTCAGGGCACCACCATCCACGCCACGCTGGTGCGCAATCACGGTTTTACCGGCAGTTATTCCTCGATGTATCGCTTTCTGGGGCAACTCGTTTCCCTGCAGCAGCCGGATGTTCCGCTACGCCTGACGTTCAAGCCTGGCGAAGCGGTTCAGGTTGATTTCGGTGCTGGTCCGCTCATCACCGATGTGTACACCGGCGAGATCTTCAAGACCTGGTTCTTCGTGATGACCTTGTGCTGGTCGCGTCACCAGTATGCCGAGTTTGTCCGCGACCAGACCGTGGCGACATGGCTGGGCTGCCATCGGCGTGCGTTTGAGTCGTTCTCGGGCGTACCCTCACGCGTCATCATCGACAATGCCAAGTGCGCCATCACCAAAGCCTGCGTCTATGAGCCGGATGTGCAACGGGCGTATGCCGAATGTGCGGAAGGATATGCGTTCAAAATCGATCCTTGTCCTCCACGGGATCCACAAAAAAAAGGAATCGTTGAGGCAGGCGTCAAATATATCAAGGGCAGTTTCCTGCCGCTGCGCGAATTCCGCGATCTGGATGACGCCAACCGCCAGTTGCAGGCGTGGGTGATGAACGAGGCGGGCAACCGCATTCACGGCACGACCCGCGAAGCCCCTCTCAAACGCTTCGCCGAGGTGGAGAAAAGCCTGCTCAATGCTTTGCCCAGCGTTCCACCTGAGTTGGCCAGCTGGGCCAAGGTCAAAGTCCACCGTGACGCGCACGTCCAATACGAGACCAACCACTATTCGGTGCCGTTCCGGCTGATCGGATGCGACCTGTGGTTGAAGGCGACCGGCACCATGGTGACGCTGTACCGCGAACACGAAGCGGTTGCCAGCCATGTGCGACTGACGGGGAAAGGGCTGCGCGACACCGTGACCGACCATATGCCGCCCGAAGCGCAGGCGTGGCAAATGCAGGACACACAGTGGTGTTTGAAATCGGCCTTGCAGATTGGTCCGGCCTGCCATGCCATGGTGCATGCCATGTTCGGCGACCATGTCTTGATCAAGATGCGTGCTGTACAGGGCGTGCTGCGGCTCAAACAGAAATACGGCGCAGCCAGATTGGAAGCGGCCTGCCAGCGCGCCAACCATTACGGCACGCCGGGCTACAAGGTGGTCAAGATCATTCTTGAGAAGGGACTGGATCAGCTCGCGCCGCTGGCAGCCTTCGACGCACTGGCCACCACATACACCCAAGGCGGCCGATTCTGCCGCGATACCCAAACCATTCTTCAATGA
- a CDS encoding HD domain-containing protein codes for MLKDANKSLLSPKFALALQFANEIHGKQIRKGLGAPYISHLMAVCGLVLEYGGDETQAIAALLHDAAEDCGGNPMLETVRVMFGDEVAEIVDACTDTVEEPKPDWLPRKESYLAGLATEPGEAKLVSCADKLHNISHTLRDIRSEGVEPWKARMKKTKNGSSEKQCWYYLGCLKSLSTGWSNPILGEFARSVLMLCELAGTEADVARAHHLIRSSGL; via the coding sequence ATGCTTAAAGATGCTAACAAATCACTGCTCTCGCCAAAATTTGCTTTGGCACTTCAATTTGCCAATGAAATACACGGTAAACAGATCCGTAAGGGTTTGGGAGCGCCTTACATTTCTCACTTAATGGCGGTGTGCGGCCTGGTACTGGAATATGGAGGTGACGAAACCCAAGCCATCGCTGCCCTGCTGCACGATGCGGCTGAGGATTGCGGCGGCAATCCTATGCTTGAGACCGTGCGCGTGATGTTTGGTGATGAGGTGGCCGAAATCGTAGATGCCTGCACCGATACCGTTGAAGAGCCGAAACCGGACTGGCTTCCGCGCAAGGAGTCCTACTTAGCAGGGCTGGCCACTGAACCGGGCGAAGCAAAACTGGTTTCCTGTGCTGACAAACTGCATAACATCAGTCACACCTTGCGCGACATTAGAAGTGAGGGTGTCGAGCCATGGAAGGCTCGGATGAAAAAAACCAAGAACGGCAGCAGCGAAAAACAGTGTTGGTACTACCTGGGCTGTTTGAAGTCGCTATCTACCGGATGGAGTAACCCGATACTTGGGGAGTTCGCGCGTTCAGTCCTGATGCTCTGCGAATTGGCGGGTACCGAAGCGGATGTAGCCAGGGCGCATCACTTAATTCGGAGCAGTGGCTTATGA
- a CDS encoding AlpA family phage regulatory protein, which translates to MQPNTTATPIVFYRLPRVREICGGVAPSTIWSWVKAGVFPKPIKLAANTTVWNSVDVEAWAQSRIADSRGGEQ; encoded by the coding sequence ATGCAACCAAACACTACTGCAACACCAATTGTCTTTTACAGGCTCCCCCGCGTTCGTGAAATTTGCGGCGGCGTAGCACCTTCTACAATCTGGTCATGGGTCAAGGCTGGGGTATTCCCGAAACCGATCAAGCTAGCAGCGAACACGACCGTATGGAATTCTGTGGATGTGGAAGCATGGGCGCAATCCCGCATCGCTGACAGCCGAGGCGGTGAGCAATGA
- a CDS encoding integrase arm-type DNA-binding domain-containing protein, which produces MALSDTAIKNAKPGAKPIKLSDEKGMFLLIAPAGGKWWRLKYRIGGKEKLLSLGTYPEVSLKAARDRRDDARKLLADGVDPSENRKAVKSAKTDRAANSFEVIAREWYAKKLPGWAASNADKIIRRLENDAFPWLGGMPIAEITPPDLLKSLRRIEERGAVESAHRMRYYFSQIFRYAIATGRAERDVASDLRGALSTAETQHRAAITDPKAIGALLRAMDDYQGAFVTKCALRLAPLVFVRPGELRKADWIEIDLDKAEWNIPAERMKMREPHLVPLSAQAVAILKELHALTGAGRYVFPGARTNGRPMSDNAILAALRRMGFAKDEMSGHGFRAMARTILDEVLQVRPDFIEHQLAHAVRDPNGRAYNRTAHLAERRKMMQQWSDYLDKLKTGAEVIPLNAAA; this is translated from the coding sequence ATGGCACTATCCGATACCGCAATCAAGAACGCTAAGCCCGGTGCAAAGCCGATCAAGCTGTCAGACGAGAAAGGGATGTTCCTTCTCATCGCACCGGCAGGGGGTAAGTGGTGGCGTCTCAAGTATCGCATTGGGGGTAAGGAGAAGCTGCTCTCACTTGGAACTTACCCCGAAGTGAGCCTGAAAGCGGCAAGGGATCGCCGCGACGATGCGCGCAAGCTCCTGGCTGATGGGGTAGATCCCAGCGAGAACCGCAAGGCGGTTAAATCAGCCAAGACAGACCGGGCTGCGAATAGCTTTGAAGTGATTGCGCGCGAGTGGTATGCCAAGAAGCTGCCCGGCTGGGCAGCATCCAACGCCGACAAAATTATCCGCCGACTGGAAAATGACGCATTCCCTTGGCTTGGCGGGATGCCAATTGCTGAGATTACCCCTCCTGATTTGCTGAAGTCATTACGCCGCATCGAAGAACGCGGGGCCGTAGAAAGCGCCCACCGGATGCGCTACTACTTCAGCCAGATATTCCGCTATGCCATCGCAACCGGACGTGCTGAGCGTGACGTGGCATCTGACTTGCGGGGCGCACTTTCCACAGCAGAGACGCAGCACCGCGCTGCCATCACAGATCCCAAGGCGATAGGGGCGCTTCTACGCGCCATGGATGACTACCAAGGTGCTTTCGTGACCAAGTGCGCTCTGCGCCTCGCCCCACTGGTTTTCGTGCGCCCTGGCGAACTGCGCAAAGCGGACTGGATAGAGATTGATTTGGACAAGGCCGAGTGGAACATTCCTGCCGAACGGATGAAGATGCGCGAGCCGCACCTTGTCCCGTTGTCCGCACAAGCTGTGGCAATCTTAAAAGAGCTTCACGCGCTAACGGGCGCGGGGCGATATGTGTTCCCCGGCGCGCGAACCAATGGCCGGCCGATGAGCGATAACGCGATACTGGCTGCATTGCGGCGCATGGGTTTTGCCAAGGATGAAATGAGCGGTCACGGCTTCCGCGCAATGGCACGCACCATCCTCGACGAAGTGCTACAGGTACGACCGGACTTCATCGAGCACCAGCTTGCCCATGCCGTGCGCGATCCGAACGGGCGTGCATACAACCGCACAGCGCACCTTGCTGAGCGCCGGAAGATGATGCAGCAATGGTCGGACTATCTGGATAAGTTGAAAACGGGCGCGGAAGTAATACCGTTGAACGCAGCAGCATAG